One Epinephelus moara isolate mb chromosome 20, YSFRI_EMoa_1.0, whole genome shotgun sequence genomic window carries:
- the LOC126407591 gene encoding uncharacterized protein LOC126407591 isoform X3: MSPNETIVFFDLQTTGFGKQCHIIQLSALCGERELKFFTLPGCPINQRATELTGFTISDGRLFLNGRPVDAVRVYYALTSFINFLRSCRSGRPRRPVLLAAHSAKRFGAPILTRLLDMFSLWHQFERVVSGFVDMLPLGKELYPDLPNHRLQTLVEHCLGEDYNVPTPKDAMIQQELFNSWSQEFGSLDRYLHDPKIFKEL, translated from the coding sequence GCAAGCAGTGTCACATCATCCAGTTGTCGGCTCTCTGTGGAGAGAGGGAATTAAAGTTCTTCACCCTCCCCGGGTGCCCCATCAATCAAAGAGCCACAGAGCTGACAGGTTTCACCATCAGTGATGGCCGCCTGTTTCTCAACGGGAGACCTGTGGACGCCGTCCGTGTTTATTATGCTCTTACCTCCTTCATCAACTTCCTGCGCTCCTGTCGCAGCGGCCGCCCCCGCCGCCCCGTGCTGCTGGCGGCCCACAGTGCAAAGCGGTTTGGTGCACCCATACTCACCAGACTGTTGGATATGTTCTCCCTCTGGCATCAGTTCGAGCGGGTGGTATCTGGGTTTGTGGATATGTTGCCACTAGGCAAGGAGCTCTATCCTGATCTGCCCAATCATCGGCTTCAGACTCTGGTGGAGCACTGCCTGGGAGAAGACTACAATGTCCCCACGCCGAAGGACGCCATGATACAGCAGGAGTTGTTCAACTCATGGAGTCAAGAGTTTGGAAGTCTTGATAGATACCTGCATGACCCCAAAATTTTTaaagagctttaa
- the LOC126407591 gene encoding uncharacterized protein LOC126407591 isoform X4: MSETIVFFDLQTTGFGKQCHIIQLSALCGERELKFFTLPGCPINQRATELTGFTISDGRLFLNGRPVDAVRVYYALTSFINFLRSCRSGRPRRPVLLAAHSAKRFGAPILTRLLDMFSLWHQFERVVSGFVDMLPLGKELYPDLPNHRLQTLVEHCLGEDYNVPTPKDAMIQQELFNSWSQEFGSLDRYLHDPKIFKEL; encoded by the coding sequence GCAAGCAGTGTCACATCATCCAGTTGTCGGCTCTCTGTGGAGAGAGGGAATTAAAGTTCTTCACCCTCCCCGGGTGCCCCATCAATCAAAGAGCCACAGAGCTGACAGGTTTCACCATCAGTGATGGCCGCCTGTTTCTCAACGGGAGACCTGTGGACGCCGTCCGTGTTTATTATGCTCTTACCTCCTTCATCAACTTCCTGCGCTCCTGTCGCAGCGGCCGCCCCCGCCGCCCCGTGCTGCTGGCGGCCCACAGTGCAAAGCGGTTTGGTGCACCCATACTCACCAGACTGTTGGATATGTTCTCCCTCTGGCATCAGTTCGAGCGGGTGGTATCTGGGTTTGTGGATATGTTGCCACTAGGCAAGGAGCTCTATCCTGATCTGCCCAATCATCGGCTTCAGACTCTGGTGGAGCACTGCCTGGGAGAAGACTACAATGTCCCCACGCCGAAGGACGCCATGATACAGCAGGAGTTGTTCAACTCATGGAGTCAAGAGTTTGGAAGTCTTGATAGATACCTGCATGACCCCAAAATTTTTaaagagctttaa